A window of the Thermodesulforhabdus norvegica genome harbors these coding sequences:
- a CDS encoding alpha/beta fold hydrolase → MAYCKNGEVEIYYEVHGDGAPLIFLSGLSGGAWSWYRQIPYFKERYRVIVFDNRGAGRSSMPPGPYSMEDFAGDALALLEELGIDRAFVVGISMGGMIAQQLAVMAPDRVRAMVLGCTHCGRARRIAPEAWVLERLGNNQGLTPEEILDKNIPLLFGPAFREKHPEEIEEYKKVHLSMPPQPIDAFQAQVAAINTFDVCEKLSALKCPVLIITGKDDILVPPENSRVLAELIPNARLVEWENIGHAIHLENPELFNSTVDSFFKEFLDRSNG, encoded by the coding sequence ATGGCTTACTGCAAGAACGGTGAGGTGGAGATCTATTATGAAGTCCACGGTGATGGTGCTCCTTTGATTTTCTTAAGCGGGTTAAGCGGTGGTGCCTGGTCCTGGTACAGGCAGATTCCTTATTTCAAAGAAAGGTATAGAGTTATAGTTTTTGACAATCGTGGAGCCGGCAGATCTTCCATGCCGCCCGGGCCTTATTCTATGGAGGACTTTGCCGGTGATGCCTTAGCGCTTTTAGAGGAGTTGGGAATAGACAGAGCTTTTGTCGTGGGCATTTCCATGGGTGGAATGATTGCCCAGCAGCTTGCCGTCATGGCTCCGGACAGGGTCAGAGCAATGGTTCTCGGGTGCACTCATTGCGGGAGGGCCAGAAGGATTGCTCCCGAAGCCTGGGTGCTCGAAAGGCTTGGTAATAACCAGGGGCTTACCCCGGAGGAAATTCTCGATAAAAATATTCCTTTACTTTTCGGGCCCGCTTTCCGGGAGAAGCATCCCGAAGAGATAGAAGAATACAAGAAGGTTCATCTCAGCATGCCGCCTCAGCCCATTGATGCATTCCAGGCCCAGGTGGCGGCAATCAATACCTTTGATGTCTGTGAAAAACTTTCTGCTTTGAAATGTCCTGTGCTGATAATTACCGGAAAGGATGATATACTTGTTCCTCCGGAAAATTCCCGGGTTCTTGCCGAACTTATACCCAATGCAAGACTTGTCGAATGGGAGAATATCGGACATGCGATACACTTAGAAAACCCGGAACTTTTTAACAGCACCGTTGATTCCTTTTTTAAGGAGTTTTTGGACCGGAGTAATGGATAG
- a CDS encoding replication-associated recombination protein A: MDRVLSDRYTGFAELAPLAERMRPRSIDEFVGQRHLLAPGKILWRYFRSREFPSLIFWGPPGTGKTTLARLIVDAAGGHFIFYSAVTAGVPEIRAAVEEARQIWRTQAKRAWLFLDEIHRLNKAQQDVLLPHVEAGTIRLIGATTENPSFEIIHPLLSRVHVLLLEPLSAEDLSVILDRALSDVERGLGAYPAEITREARSLLIDWAGGDARRLLNTLEAVVMTTPPDPDRGVRQIDAQAVRDAMQRPAVRYDKSGDQHYDLISAFHKSLRGSDPDAALYWLARMLEAGEDPLYIARRIVQAACEDVSLADPFALVEAISAMQAYQFMGSPEGDLALAQAAVYVAMAPKSNRVYVAFKKARALAAQTGSIPVPLHLRNAPTALMERLGYSRDYKYPHEYAGGWVPENYMPEGYESTIFYEPGHLGWEGKWRKVLEERREKVRKLFRKKGDDVKQKGSGEPQSEKRDQ; this comes from the coding sequence ATGGATAGGGTCTTGAGTGATAGATATACGGGGTTTGCCGAGCTAGCGCCTCTGGCCGAAAGGATGAGACCCCGGAGTATTGATGAGTTTGTAGGACAGAGACACCTGCTTGCCCCCGGGAAGATATTGTGGAGATACTTTCGAAGCCGTGAATTTCCTTCGCTTATCTTCTGGGGGCCTCCGGGGACGGGAAAAACAACCCTTGCCCGGCTTATCGTCGATGCGGCCGGGGGGCACTTCATTTTCTATTCTGCGGTAACGGCGGGTGTTCCTGAAATCAGAGCGGCCGTCGAAGAGGCGCGGCAGATCTGGAGAACTCAGGCTAAAAGGGCATGGCTTTTTCTTGATGAAATTCACAGATTGAACAAGGCTCAGCAGGACGTCCTGCTCCCGCATGTGGAAGCGGGTACGATACGTCTTATAGGAGCAACAACCGAGAACCCTTCTTTTGAAATAATCCATCCGCTGCTCTCAAGGGTCCATGTTTTGCTGTTGGAGCCTCTTTCTGCGGAGGACCTGTCCGTCATTCTGGACAGGGCCCTTTCTGATGTTGAAAGAGGCCTGGGGGCTTACCCTGCTGAAATAACCCGGGAGGCCAGATCGCTTCTTATCGACTGGGCCGGAGGAGATGCCCGTCGCCTGCTTAATACTCTCGAAGCCGTTGTCATGACCACTCCACCGGATCCGGACAGGGGGGTAAGGCAAATAGACGCTCAGGCCGTCAGAGATGCCATGCAGCGTCCGGCCGTTCGCTACGACAAATCGGGAGATCAGCATTACGATCTCATATCGGCCTTTCACAAAAGCCTCCGCGGCAGTGATCCCGATGCGGCTCTTTACTGGCTGGCTAGGATGCTGGAGGCCGGAGAGGATCCTCTCTACATTGCCCGGAGAATCGTGCAGGCGGCCTGCGAAGACGTAAGCCTTGCCGATCCCTTTGCGCTGGTGGAAGCGATAAGTGCAATGCAGGCCTATCAGTTTATGGGAAGCCCTGAAGGGGACCTTGCTCTGGCTCAGGCGGCCGTTTACGTGGCCATGGCTCCAAAGAGCAACAGGGTTTATGTAGCTTTTAAAAAAGCCAGAGCTCTGGCGGCACAGACCGGCTCTATTCCGGTACCCCTTCATCTTAGAAACGCCCCGACGGCACTTATGGAACGGCTGGGCTACTCAAGGGATTACAAATATCCTCATGAATACGCCGGTGGATGGGTTCCCGAAAACTACATGCCCGAGGGGTATGAAAGCACGATTTTTTACGAACCGGGACATCTGGGCTGGGAAGGGAAGTGGCGAAAAGTCCTTGAGGAGAGGCGGGAGAAGGTTCGGAAGCTCTTCCGGAAGAAAGGTGATGACGTTAAGCAGAAGGGCTCCGGTGAGCCGCAGTCCGAAAAACGCGATCAATAA
- a CDS encoding glucose-6-phosphate isomerase, which translates to MTGTAKGMIGFDWAYCRALAVGVQDGIADEDVERWLPEARKVHERILKERESGLLAFWDIIEDEKVEERVLEIAEHFKGRLVDNIVVLGIGGSALGAQALFDALVSPFYNLTTRPRFFVLDNIDPLTFSQFLDMVDLGRTVFVVISKSGTTAETLSQFLIVKERVVSLLGREALKKHFVVVTDPDKGVLRSWVRESGVLSCDIPPGLGGRFSVLSAVGLVPAALLGLDIRELREGARAMAALCETASVIENPAYCNGLYHVIADLDKGKNIHVYWAYSDSLYSFADWLRQLIAESLGKKVGEKLYGPTPVKARGVTDQHSQLQLYREGPNNKIITFIGVKSWPADVDIPPAEEESLADAGYLGGKKMGELFHAEQRATAWALAEAGRPNITLWFPQVTPYTIGQAFFLYELQTVFMGYLYGVNPFDQPGVELSKKMTYGLMGRKGFEEFVRYL; encoded by the coding sequence ATGACCGGGACGGCGAAAGGCATGATAGGGTTTGATTGGGCCTATTGCAGGGCCCTGGCGGTGGGAGTTCAGGACGGTATTGCCGATGAAGATGTGGAGCGGTGGCTCCCAGAAGCCCGAAAAGTACATGAACGGATCCTAAAGGAACGGGAATCGGGACTTCTGGCTTTCTGGGACATAATCGAGGACGAAAAGGTCGAAGAACGGGTTTTAGAGATAGCCGAACACTTCAAGGGCAGGCTTGTTGACAACATCGTTGTACTCGGGATAGGTGGGTCTGCCCTTGGAGCTCAGGCATTGTTCGATGCACTCGTCAGCCCCTTTTACAACCTCACTACAAGGCCTCGTTTTTTCGTTCTTGATAACATAGATCCCCTTACCTTCTCACAGTTTCTGGATATGGTGGATCTCGGACGGACCGTCTTCGTCGTCATAAGCAAGTCCGGAACGACGGCTGAAACTTTAAGTCAGTTCCTTATCGTAAAGGAAAGGGTTGTTTCGTTACTGGGACGGGAAGCTCTTAAAAAGCATTTCGTTGTTGTTACGGACCCCGACAAAGGTGTACTTCGATCGTGGGTGAGAGAGTCAGGCGTTCTGAGCTGCGACATACCTCCCGGGCTTGGCGGTCGTTTTTCGGTTCTTTCGGCAGTAGGGCTTGTGCCGGCAGCTCTTCTTGGGTTGGACATCAGGGAACTGCGTGAAGGTGCCAGAGCCATGGCGGCACTGTGCGAAACCGCCTCCGTAATAGAAAACCCTGCATACTGTAACGGTCTCTACCATGTAATAGCCGATCTGGACAAGGGTAAGAATATTCACGTTTATTGGGCTTACTCCGATTCCCTTTATTCCTTTGCCGATTGGCTGAGGCAGCTCATAGCCGAAAGCCTTGGGAAGAAAGTAGGAGAGAAACTCTATGGACCCACGCCCGTCAAGGCTCGAGGGGTTACGGATCAGCATTCTCAACTTCAACTGTACAGGGAAGGGCCGAACAACAAAATCATAACTTTCATAGGCGTAAAATCCTGGCCCGCCGATGTTGACATTCCTCCGGCAGAAGAAGAATCGCTGGCAGATGCAGGATATCTGGGTGGCAAGAAAATGGGAGAACTTTTCCACGCAGAACAGCGAGCCACTGCCTGGGCTCTTGCTGAGGCCGGACGCCCGAATATCACACTGTGGTTTCCCCAGGTTACCCCCTACACAATAGGGCAGGCCTTTTTCCTTTACGAGCTTCAAACGGTTTTTATGGGATACCTGTACGGCGTGAATCCTTTTGATCAGCCGGGAGTCGAGCTCTCGAAGAAGATGACTTACGGACTTATGGGTCGTAAAGGGTTTGAGGAGTTCGTAAGGTATCTTTGA
- a CDS encoding two-component system sensor histidine kinase NtrB, producing MKRLGLTLRKGVKRNIEELERVQPFELVKFLSLSSLVVVLVSTFILSAFIARGVKEIILRKSEEYAALVAENLNYQVWYQFTLPVLIVEKTIELRRPQQYERLDRVVRTAIHGLSVEKVNIYDLNQILTYSTESDDLGKKVNLGDIFKRVTAGESVSVFEGGKSFLGFEWPWGKRAFRLKTYIPMWEERPFTWKRGKILGVFEVIQDVSRDYEMIFRFQWFVIGGFTVFCGVLLVALALIAKRAEIIIERRAEERQRLRERLHRAEHLATLGEMIASVSHEIKNPLGIINSTAQLLQNRLSDEKQKRLAGIIIEEASRLNNIVVEFLDFARPKEPQIAPCDVEEILNRILATLTSQWSSSGIRVEKSFSGAGVRVQADELLLYRAFYNIITNALQAMEKTGGTLTVETKLDGFDGIRAGGMVNGEGSFLVTVRDTGPGIDDSIRDKIFRPFFTTKERGTGLGLAIVRSIVEEHGGEIFVESAEGKGTAVTVKIPLREAERRDEANSAGGG from the coding sequence TTGAAAAGGTTGGGATTGACCTTGAGGAAGGGCGTTAAAAGAAACATTGAAGAGCTTGAAAGAGTTCAACCTTTTGAACTTGTAAAGTTCCTTTCGCTGTCCAGCCTTGTAGTCGTGCTGGTCAGCACTTTTATCCTTTCGGCTTTTATTGCCCGTGGAGTAAAGGAAATCATTTTGAGAAAAAGCGAGGAATACGCCGCTCTGGTTGCCGAGAACCTGAATTATCAGGTCTGGTACCAGTTCACCCTTCCTGTGCTGATTGTGGAAAAAACCATCGAATTGCGGAGGCCTCAGCAGTACGAACGGCTTGACAGGGTGGTGAGGACGGCAATTCACGGTCTTTCGGTCGAAAAGGTTAATATCTATGACCTGAATCAAATCCTTACCTACAGTACCGAATCCGATGATTTGGGCAAAAAGGTTAACCTGGGGGACATTTTCAAAAGAGTTACGGCCGGAGAAAGCGTTTCGGTCTTTGAAGGCGGTAAGTCCTTTCTGGGTTTTGAATGGCCCTGGGGTAAGAGGGCCTTCAGGCTGAAGACCTATATCCCCATGTGGGAAGAGAGGCCCTTTACATGGAAGAGGGGAAAGATTCTCGGTGTTTTTGAGGTAATCCAGGATGTATCTCGTGATTATGAGATGATATTTCGGTTTCAGTGGTTTGTTATCGGCGGTTTTACCGTTTTCTGCGGCGTCCTTCTCGTTGCCCTTGCGCTCATAGCCAAGCGGGCAGAGATCATTATAGAACGCCGTGCCGAGGAAAGACAGCGTCTGCGTGAACGGCTTCACAGAGCGGAGCATCTTGCAACTCTGGGCGAAATGATAGCCTCTGTTTCCCACGAGATAAAAAATCCCCTGGGGATTATTAACAGCACCGCTCAACTGCTTCAAAACAGACTGTCCGATGAGAAGCAGAAGCGCCTTGCGGGTATTATAATTGAAGAAGCATCCAGGCTTAACAATATTGTTGTGGAGTTTCTGGATTTCGCCCGTCCTAAAGAGCCTCAAATTGCCCCCTGCGACGTGGAAGAGATCCTCAACAGGATTCTTGCAACTCTCACTTCTCAATGGTCCTCTTCGGGTATCCGGGTGGAGAAAAGCTTTTCAGGAGCCGGCGTGCGGGTTCAGGCCGACGAATTGCTTCTTTACCGGGCTTTTTACAACATCATAACCAATGCCCTTCAGGCAATGGAAAAGACCGGGGGAACTCTTACGGTGGAAACAAAGCTGGACGGGTTTGACGGTATCAGGGCTGGTGGTATGGTTAATGGGGAAGGGAGTTTCCTCGTTACCGTGAGGGATACCGGTCCGGGTATAGACGATTCGATCAGGGACAAGATTTTCAGGCCTTTTTTTACGACGAAGGAAAGAGGGACGGGGCTGGGACTGGCCATTGTGAGATCCATAGTTGAAGAGCACGGTGGTGAGATTTTTGTGGAGAGTGCCGAAGGGAAGGGCACGGCCGTTACGGTTAAAATTCCCCTGAGGGAGGCGGAAAGGAGAGATGAAGCCAATAGTGCTGGTGGTGGATGA
- a CDS encoding sigma-54-dependent transcriptional regulator, with protein sequence MKPIVLVVDDEKNWLIVLEEILEDEGYEVLTADNAREALQIAMNNDVDVVVTDMKMPEIDGITFLDRLHRAKPDVPIIMMTAYGTVEKAVEAMKKGAFDYICKPFTNEEFLVVVSKALEHFRLVSAKKELQREVEERYRFSNIVGKSPVMKKLFDTIEKIAPSKATVLITGESGTGKELIARAIHYHSPRRDKPFVSVNCGALPETLLESELFGHEKGAFTGAVQRRKGRFELAHEGTLFLDEISEMSPHLQVKLLRVLQEMEFERVGGMETIRVDVRVIAASNRDLKAEMEEGRFRQDLFYRLNVVHIHVPPLRERKEDIPLLIQHFLTKYAGELGKRSPVRVHPEAMRCLMDYHWPGNVRELENVIERALILATGEEITLRDLPDEVRNPEPDREIEGGKTSVPLTRRQEKALEFIRKHGYITNKYYAEINNISPRQSLRELDDLREKGVVVRIGKGRGARYVLA encoded by the coding sequence ATGAAGCCAATAGTGCTGGTGGTGGATGATGAGAAGAACTGGCTTATCGTACTTGAGGAAATTCTCGAAGACGAGGGTTATGAGGTCCTGACCGCCGACAACGCCCGTGAAGCCCTGCAGATTGCGATGAACAACGATGTGGATGTTGTTGTAACCGATATGAAAATGCCGGAGATAGACGGGATAACCTTTCTGGACCGTCTGCACAGGGCTAAACCCGATGTTCCCATAATAATGATGACGGCCTACGGCACGGTGGAAAAGGCCGTTGAAGCCATGAAAAAGGGAGCCTTTGATTATATCTGCAAGCCCTTTACCAACGAAGAGTTTCTGGTGGTCGTTTCAAAGGCTCTTGAACACTTCAGGCTGGTTTCGGCCAAGAAAGAGCTTCAAAGGGAAGTTGAAGAACGGTACAGATTTAGCAATATCGTGGGCAAGAGCCCCGTGATGAAAAAGCTTTTTGATACCATCGAGAAAATAGCCCCCTCCAAGGCCACGGTGCTCATAACCGGAGAATCCGGCACCGGAAAAGAGCTTATAGCCCGTGCCATCCACTATCATAGCCCTAGACGCGACAAGCCCTTCGTATCGGTTAACTGTGGTGCCCTTCCGGAGACACTGCTCGAAAGCGAGCTTTTCGGGCACGAAAAGGGAGCCTTTACCGGAGCGGTTCAGAGAAGAAAAGGACGCTTTGAGCTGGCCCACGAGGGCACTCTCTTTCTTGATGAGATCAGTGAAATGTCACCTCATCTTCAGGTAAAGCTCTTGAGGGTACTTCAGGAAATGGAGTTCGAACGGGTAGGTGGTATGGAAACCATAAGGGTCGATGTCAGGGTTATTGCGGCGTCAAACAGAGATCTTAAAGCCGAGATGGAAGAAGGCCGATTCCGCCAGGACCTTTTCTATCGTCTTAATGTCGTTCACATTCACGTTCCGCCTCTTAGAGAGCGAAAAGAGGATATCCCCTTGCTCATACAGCACTTTCTGACCAAATATGCCGGGGAACTCGGTAAAAGGTCGCCCGTAAGAGTTCATCCCGAAGCCATGAGATGTCTTATGGACTATCACTGGCCGGGTAACGTAAGGGAGCTGGAAAATGTAATCGAACGGGCTCTTATACTGGCAACGGGTGAAGAGATAACTCTCAGGGATTTACCGGATGAGGTCAGGAATCCCGAACCGGATCGAGAAATCGAAGGTGGAAAGACCTCGGTTCCGCTAACCAGAAGGCAGGAAAAAGCGCTGGAATTCATAAGGAAACACGGGTACATCACCAATAAGTATTACGCCGAGATCAATAACATTTCTCCCCGACAGTCTCTCAGAGAGCTCGATGACCTTAGAGAAAAAGGCGTTGTGGTCAGAATTGGAAAGGGCAGGGGAGCGCGGTATGTGCTCGCCTGA
- a CDS encoding ABC transporter ATP-binding protein — protein MHDVAYRVTVKGYRKIVELEKVGYIYPGGLRALSNISLSVYEGDRIALVGHNGSGKTTLGKVLAGIYAPTEGKCWKDDSVVCGMVFQDPDDQLFCTSVKDDIAFGLLTEGISPDVAGDRVLETAELFGISNLLDREPHNLSYGQRKLVALASVLVMNPSIVILDEPTAGLDPEYEEKALEILDGYKGTLICISHDLFFLYHLCNRAVVLKQGKIHHDYSMGDLVSHRASLKEHGLDFTYRFYCCGTDFPVKTKTGEKGSEANESLISLRNVGYRYRDGTVALHGISLDVKKGERIGLIGANGAGKSTLALILSGVLKPCGEYFFEGRPVTDKVRGELWKRVGMVFQDPMDQLFCPSCREEVAFGPENMELDGEEVDNRVRWAMNCVNLAGYDDRVPHRLSGGEQRRLVLASVLSMRPEVLILDEPTNNLDPESESELIKILDSLESTLIIISHDLCFLSFLCDRAVVMHRGHIVMDLPFQDFMKHEVESLRLSHYHHHGYRQKCCRTIRELFYSDWIG, from the coding sequence ATGCATGATGTTGCCTATCGGGTAACCGTTAAGGGCTATCGAAAGATCGTAGAGCTGGAGAAGGTGGGATACATTTATCCCGGCGGTCTGAGGGCGCTCAGTAATATAAGCCTTTCCGTTTACGAAGGGGACAGGATCGCTCTTGTGGGGCACAATGGTTCGGGTAAGACCACCCTGGGGAAAGTTTTGGCCGGTATTTACGCCCCTACAGAGGGTAAATGCTGGAAAGATGATTCCGTCGTCTGTGGAATGGTTTTTCAGGATCCCGACGACCAGCTTTTCTGCACGTCCGTGAAAGACGACATCGCCTTTGGCTTGCTTACCGAGGGAATTTCCCCCGATGTTGCCGGCGATAGGGTTCTTGAAACGGCAGAACTCTTCGGGATCTCGAACCTTCTGGACAGAGAACCTCACAATCTCAGCTACGGCCAGCGCAAGCTAGTGGCTCTTGCATCTGTGCTTGTGATGAACCCTTCTATTGTAATTCTGGATGAGCCCACGGCCGGGCTGGACCCCGAATACGAAGAAAAAGCCCTTGAAATTCTGGATGGCTACAAAGGTACGCTGATTTGTATAAGTCACGACCTCTTCTTTTTATACCACCTCTGTAACAGAGCGGTTGTTTTGAAGCAGGGGAAGATCCATCATGATTATTCTATGGGTGACCTTGTGTCTCACAGGGCTTCGTTGAAGGAGCACGGTCTTGACTTCACCTACAGGTTTTACTGTTGCGGAACGGATTTTCCCGTAAAGACTAAAACCGGAGAGAAGGGGTCAGAGGCTAACGAAAGTCTTATATCTCTGAGAAATGTCGGGTACCGGTATCGGGACGGAACCGTTGCACTTCACGGTATTTCTCTGGATGTAAAAAAAGGTGAAAGAATCGGGTTAATCGGAGCGAACGGAGCCGGAAAGTCAACACTTGCGCTTATACTCAGCGGAGTTCTGAAGCCCTGCGGTGAGTATTTCTTCGAGGGAAGACCGGTAACCGATAAGGTGCGCGGGGAACTCTGGAAGCGTGTGGGCATGGTGTTTCAGGATCCTATGGATCAGCTTTTCTGCCCGAGCTGTCGTGAAGAGGTCGCCTTCGGTCCCGAAAACATGGAGCTTGATGGTGAGGAGGTGGACAATCGGGTGAGATGGGCCATGAACTGTGTAAACCTGGCAGGTTATGACGATCGGGTGCCTCACAGGTTGAGCGGCGGTGAGCAACGGCGTCTGGTACTTGCTTCGGTTTTGAGCATGAGGCCTGAAGTGCTGATACTTGATGAACCGACCAATAATCTGGATCCGGAAAGTGAGTCAGAGCTGATAAAGATTCTCGATAGCCTTGAGTCAACGCTCATAATAATAAGCCACGACCTTTGTTTCCTTTCTTTTTTGTGCGATCGGGCTGTTGTCATGCATCGTGGTCACATAGTGATGGATTTACCCTTTCAGGATTTCATGAAGCATGAGGTGGAATCTCTCAGGCTGAGCCATTATCACCATCACGGTTATAGGCAGAAGTGTTGCCGAACCATACGGGAGTTGTTCTACAGCGATTGGATTGGCTGA
- the eno gene encoding phosphopyruvate hydratase encodes MSEIIAVRAREILDSRGNPTVEAEVWLDTGYMGRAAVPSGASTGSREALELRDGDEKRYLGKGVLKAVRNITDEIAPKLLGMDARDQVAIDRILIELDGTENKSRLGANAILAVSMAVARAAAEEAGLPLYRYLGGTGSYLMPVPLMNVLNGGQHADNNLDIQEFMIAPAGAPNFREALRMGAETFQALKKILKSRGLITAVGDEGGFAPNLTSNAEALDVLMEAIKAAGFEAGKDIFIALDAAASEFYRDGKYFLAAESKPEKTPEELVSYYENLVNSYPLISIEDGMAEDDWAGWKLLTDRLGSKIQIVGDDLFVTNTKIIARGIKEGVANSVLIKLNQIGTVTETIEAIDMAHKAGYTAVVSHRSGETEDTFIADLSVACRTGQIKTGSLSRTDRVAKYNQLLRIEEELEGTAIFAGLKAFRKTL; translated from the coding sequence ATGAGCGAAATCATCGCCGTAAGGGCCAGAGAAATTCTGGACTCCAGGGGCAACCCAACGGTTGAAGCTGAAGTATGGCTTGACACCGGCTACATGGGGCGCGCTGCCGTTCCATCAGGAGCATCAACGGGGTCGAGGGAAGCCCTGGAGCTTAGAGATGGAGATGAAAAACGCTATTTGGGTAAGGGGGTTCTCAAGGCCGTAAGGAACATTACCGACGAAATAGCTCCCAAACTGCTGGGAATGGATGCAAGAGATCAGGTTGCCATTGACCGAATACTCATTGAGCTGGACGGAACCGAAAACAAGAGCCGGCTTGGAGCCAACGCAATCCTTGCCGTCAGTATGGCCGTTGCCAGGGCTGCTGCCGAGGAAGCAGGCCTCCCGCTCTACAGGTACCTCGGAGGCACGGGCTCATATCTAATGCCCGTTCCGCTTATGAACGTCCTCAACGGAGGTCAGCACGCCGACAACAACCTGGACATTCAGGAATTCATGATCGCACCCGCAGGCGCACCCAATTTCCGGGAAGCTTTGCGCATGGGGGCAGAAACCTTTCAGGCCCTCAAAAAAATCCTTAAGTCCAGAGGCCTCATCACCGCCGTAGGAGACGAAGGCGGCTTCGCACCGAACCTTACATCTAACGCAGAAGCACTGGACGTTCTTATGGAAGCCATTAAAGCCGCAGGTTTTGAAGCCGGAAAGGATATCTTCATAGCCCTGGATGCGGCGGCAAGCGAATTCTATCGAGACGGGAAGTACTTCCTGGCAGCCGAATCCAAACCGGAAAAAACGCCGGAAGAACTGGTTTCCTACTACGAAAATCTGGTAAATTCCTATCCGTTGATCTCCATTGAGGACGGAATGGCCGAGGATGACTGGGCAGGCTGGAAACTTCTGACAGATCGCCTCGGATCAAAGATCCAGATCGTGGGAGACGACCTCTTCGTTACAAATACCAAAATAATCGCCCGGGGCATAAAAGAAGGTGTGGCAAACTCCGTGTTAATAAAGCTAAATCAGATAGGCACGGTAACCGAAACCATCGAAGCAATAGACATGGCTCACAAGGCCGGATACACCGCCGTAGTCTCTCACAGATCGGGCGAAACGGAAGACACATTTATTGCAGATCTTTCCGTCGCCTGCAGAACCGGCCAGATCAAAACCGGATCACTGTCAAGAACGGATCGGGTTGCAAAATACAACCAGCTTCTCCGTATAGAAGAAGAACTGGAAGGCACCGCAATCTTTGCCGGGCTTAAGGCATTCCGGAAAACACTGTAA
- the efp gene encoding elongation factor P, protein MGATLNASDLKKGIKLEIDGEPYLVVDFEFTKPGKGQALYKCRLKNLITGVQFDRTYRSGDKFVEADTEEQEVEFLYQEGSRYYFMNMTNFEQVEMTSDQLGDAVNYLTPNIKVNMLFYKERPIGITLPNFVELKVVKAEPGVKGDTASGATKPVTLETGYEVQVPLFVEEGDVLKIDTRTGAYVERVGSK, encoded by the coding sequence ATGGGAGCTACGTTGAACGCCAGTGATCTTAAGAAAGGGATTAAGCTGGAAATAGACGGTGAACCCTATCTGGTGGTTGATTTTGAGTTTACCAAACCCGGTAAGGGGCAGGCGCTTTACAAATGCCGACTTAAAAACCTCATAACGGGAGTCCAGTTTGACCGGACTTATCGGTCGGGTGACAAGTTCGTGGAGGCCGATACGGAGGAGCAGGAGGTTGAGTTTCTGTATCAGGAAGGTAGCAGGTACTATTTTATGAATATGACCAACTTCGAGCAGGTTGAGATGACTTCAGATCAGCTTGGTGACGCCGTCAATTACCTGACCCCCAACATCAAGGTGAATATGCTTTTTTACAAAGAACGACCGATAGGGATAACCCTGCCAAACTTTGTAGAGCTCAAGGTCGTTAAGGCCGAACCGGGGGTAAAGGGTGATACTGCGTCGGGTGCAACCAAACCGGTTACACTTGAGACGGGTTACGAAGTGCAGGTGCCTCTTTTTGTTGAAGAGGGAGATGTGCTGAAGATTGATACTCGCACGGGAGCTTATGTGGAGCGGGTTGGATCAAAGTGA